The segment CTAACAAAAATCGCATGGGAGCATGAAGTACAGGTGATGATTGAAGGGCCAGGGCACGTACCGATGCACCTAATTAAAGAAAATATGGATAAACAACTGGAAGTGTGTCAGGAAGCGCCATTCTACACACTTGGACCTCTTACGACTGATATTGCTCCTGGTTATGATCACATTACATCTGCTATTGGAGCTGCAATGATTGGTTGGTATGGGACAGCGATGCTTTGTTATGTAACACCAAAAGAACATTTAGGTTTACCTAATAGAGACGATGTTCGTGTAGGGGTTGTCACTTATAAAATTGCCGCACATGCAGCTGATTTGGCAAAAGGACATCCTGGAGCACATAAAAGAGATGATGCCTTATCAAAAGCTCGTTTTGAATTCCGTTGGAGGGATCAGTTTAATTTATCTTTAGATCCTGAACGTGCCATCGAATATCATGATGAAACTTTACCTGCTGAAGGTGCAAAAACAGCACATTTCTGTTCTATGTGTGGACCTAAATTTTGCAGTATGAGAATCTCTCAAGATATTCGTAATTTTGCAAAAGAAAAAGAACTTGATACGAAGGAAGCTATTGAAATAGGTATGAAGGAAAAAGCTGAACAGTTTAAGCAATCTGGTAGTAACATATATCAGTAACTTTCTTAGGGGGTTATAAGGGTGAAGGTCGAAAAAATTGAAGAAGAAATTAATCAACTCAAAACTCGCCTTGCTTTTTTGGAGAAAAGTTTAAAAGAGATCCAGCAAAATTGTAATCATCATTTTAAAGGAAATCAACATCATGTAAAATGTATCAAGTGTAATAAAGTAAATGTTTTATATTATTAGTAAATAAAATGTAGTTGGCTTTTAATTTATGTATGATATGGCAATATAATTTTGCATATTAATAAGACCGCTATATTTAAGTTTTGTATAAAATTTTAATATTTTGCGGTCTTTTACTTTACTAGTTATTCCATTTTAGCGCCTTTCGGAATAACCACCAATCCTTGTTTGTCATTCGTATGATGTATTGAGCTCTCGTTCATCGTTAGCTTAACGAAGAGACCTTGATTTTTTCTTGTTTGAGATTTTTATTTGCTTTCATTTTTAGACAAAATTCAGTCTGGAAACCAATCTTTCCAACCCGTCTTGTCCTCTCTTCATATCAGTCTATGAACAGGGCGGGAAGGCTGTCATAAAGAAAGAACGGAAGCCGCGTTTTCCGCGCAGCTTCCGTCCCGATTTTCCGGACAACTAACTCAAATACAGATTTCGGATGACCCCCATGTGATGAATCTCGTGTCCTGCGATGCCGTACGCAAGGGCACGTGCCGTAATGCTTGCGTTATTGGCTGTGCCTTTGCGGGACCACGCCTCCGCCGTTATCCCGCGCAGCAGTGTGATGGTCGATTGCCGTACGGCCCGGTAGTCTTCGGCCAATTGCGCGGTTGTCCAGTTTTCGAAAGGAGGCATGAACAATTCCTGGTCGAAACCGGACAGAGGCGTCTGGTCCCCTCTTGCGAACCGAAGCAGGCGGTAGGCCATGACGCGTTCTCCGTCTGCGATGTGGCCCACGACTTCTTTTAGCCTCCATTTGCCTTCCGCATACCGATACGCGCCATGGTTTTCGGTCAACGATGCCAGCAGCTCGGTCATTTGCTTTTCCTGGGCGAGCAGAATGTCGATTATGTTGCCATCCGGCACCAACCGGATATACTCTCCGAAGTCCCCGGCATATTCTTCTTCTGACGGTCTTTGATTCATGCGTAATCACCTCTTTATGGAGTTATAGAAAATTAAAATGCTCTTCCAATGCTCTACCGCGATTTTTTTTGCGAATTCGTAATTTCGGCATGTATAATGTATTCGCGAAAGGATAAAACTTTCCTTCCAAGAATTTAGTGTAATCAACCACTTAGTTGGTCGGTGGCCACGCTAAACTGCCCTTTAACTTAATAATAATCATCTCAATTTTTCATAATCTCCACAATAAGTTATTCAATATAATGGCCCTAAAATGAAAAATGAGCGCTAATCCTTGTTTCCAGGATCGCGCCCGATAATAAGAAGCTTATAATCATATGTTATACTACTTATCTATTTCAGTTTTTTACACCGACATGTTCAATTATTCGCTTCATTGCCTGAATCTGTCCCATATGGGCTGCTTCATGCATCAGTGTTATACCCGCCAGCTCTCCAAAGGTTTTACATCCTAGGAATGGCGTTTCCAAGATGTTGTTTAGCTGTTCTGCTGGAATTTGCTGAAGACGAGCCAATTGATCTTTTAACTGTACCATAAGCTCATCCATAGTAGGTACATTCCCCGTCCAATCAGCTGGTTTAGTACCGTTCCCGAACAATTCCATATAGTTTGCAGGAAGATATGTTGTTGCATGAGGAAAACCAAACATTGCTAGTTCAGTAACTGTCAAAACGTGACCTGTATGCCAATGAATGGTGTTGTTGAAACCATCTGGCTGCACATCAGTTTGATTCTTGGAAACAGACCCTACGATCTTGATGAAGTACTCTCTTGTCATTTCAAATTGCTTGAACACAAGTTTGTTCACCTCTTCCTCCCCTTTCACTGATAAATTCACCCATATTATACCATTAAATAAGAGCGAAGAATATAATTAAGGCATCTCTGGCTCTGTAAAATATTCGTATCCGTTTATTCCGTTTATGCAAAATCTATACATCATTGATATACAACGCTGCTTCTAAAGAAACCTGTGGCTGTATAAAAAGCGGGGTTTTATGAAGCATCTTATTCAATTAATTGGCCATAAGATGAAAAATGAGCACTGATCCTTTTTTTTCAGGATAGCGCCCTATTCTTGAATAACAACTATTTTGATTTAAAGTATATGATTTCAGGATCTCCTTCATCTAAATTTTCAACTATACCACTCTCAATAAATCCGTTTGCATGAAATACTTTCTGCATACTAATATTAGAACGATTAGTAGAAGAAAACACCTTCGTAGTAGGAGATGTACTCATCATATAATCCATCAGTAAGCTAGCATTTCCTTTTCTTCTCTTGGAGGGTGACACAATAATTAGTGATATAAAAGAGCAGTCAAAGAAGTTAATATCGTAAATTAAAAATCCCTCAATATCATCTTCATTTTTCGCAATTATACAGTGTCCTAACTCAATAGCATTCTCAATATAGTCTCGTCTGCTCGTGTTGCCAATAACCTCACAGTCTATATTCATTATTTTGTCCAAATCTTCGTTATTAGCCTTGGCACCAATCTTCATCTTACTTCCCCTTTTTAAGTTTTCTCTCAATCTAAAATTATTCTAGGGTCGCGCCATATTCTGGAAAAAGGGAAGATGCAAATTTATACTTTTACTTATCTGACATCCTAATTGTTAGATCACCCACTGGAGAATAGTATTTCTTCAATAAGGTTTTAAAAATTGAAAATCCTACTGGAAGCTCTAAAAACACCTTTAATAACATCCTTAAGAACCTCACTAATATCTAGTATAGGTATACATGCCATTGAGCAATCAGTTTCGTTAGTGGAGGGAAAAATCTTATATCGTCCACTTATAATTAACAAACCTAAGACACCTACCATTCATTTCAATTTCTTCATCACTTGTTGATATATGCTTAAATCCATTTTTCTCCAATATTTTTCGTGAGGCAATATTGTTAGTCGTTGTCTTAGCTAAAATCTGTATAATATCTTGCTTGTTAATAGTTCTTAATAACAGCTCCAATGCTTTATTAGCAATTCCTTTTCCAGTATACGCTTCTCCCACCCTATAACCGATATAACCAATCTTACTTAATTTATCAATATCTACCAAGTTCATTCGTCCAAGGATTGAACCATTTTCATTCTTAATCAGATAATAATTGGATTCTCCCTTTTTTTGTTCATTCAGTAAGGCTTCATGCCTTATTTTAAAATCCTCCAAACAATAATAATCTTCCCCACGACTTGGCACCATTTTTTCAAAATAATCTCTGTTTTGAAGTTCAAATTCAAATAACATATTTGCATCAGCTTGTTGTAATTTTTCTAAAGTAATTTCCATAATACCTACCTCGCCATTTTACTTATCAAATTATATGAAAACGAATCCTTTTCATGTATAACTTATAATTCGTGATGCATCCTTTCATTTCCTCCCTTCTTCCAAGTTAAGGTCCTAAAATGAAAAATGAGCACTGATCCTTGTTAAAGGATAGCGCCCTTTTAGCAGAAGACTCGATTTCAAGATAAACTTAAAAGGTATTAATTATGATCTTCCGTTAATGCACCCGTTAGCTGGTTTAGCTTAAGTGCAGTTCTTCACAATCTTATTCACAAATTACAACTTGTATAGAATTTTGGTCAATAAAAATACTTGGATAACTATTATAATTATCCAAGCCATTCTCTAAAATTATTTGATTCCCGATTGCATTCCATAATTCCTTAGAATCATACCATTTACTCTTGTCATTCCAAATTTATTATAATAGCCAACCAAATCATCATAGCAACATAAGTCAATCATATATATATCATTCAATTCATTAAGCATCAGTTTTACTAATTCTTTTCCAGTTCCTTTTTTTGTATTCTGGAAGAACTTCAAGAAGTGGAATATAGGCACTAAGAACTCCATCACTTATTGATGTTATAAATCCTACCACCTGTCCAGTCTCTTCATCTAAAGCTACAATAACTTTCCAGCTATTCTCTAATAGTCGTAAATGCGTTTCAGGACTTGGAGGATTAGGCCACTCTACGAAAAATCCTTTCAACTTATCGGAAGTTATACCTTCTAGAGACATCTTATATATCATATAGATCAACTTCAATTTTTTACAATATAGAAAGTTGAGAAGTATCAATTGTAAAGTAACAAACAATTACCTCCTAGCTTAAATGTGCTACTCTAATATATTTCTACATCATAAAGAATTTCCCTTTATTCATATTTATTATTTGCTAAGAGGATCCGTTAAAAGACGGAACCCTTTTAAGTGTATCATTTAAATAAAGTTTGATTAAGTTAACTCTATAAACCTTGATAAAATAGCAAATGCGTGTTTTGAAAAAAGTGATAAAAACACGCTTTTCTATATTCAATTAATTCATTCTTTAAATAAAAAAGTTTGATCATTTCTATGATCCTTATTTCACTAAATGGCCCTTATATATAGTATCATGGTAAAAAATGAGGTTCGATCGAACCTCATTCTATGTTTACATGTTAATAAAGATATGGTTTATTTTAATTGATTTCCTTATAAATTGCGGCCCAATCGACCTTTAATTGTTCCTTCAATTTCTTATTTTCTTCTTCGAGATGCATCATTTTCTTTCGAAGTGATGCAATTATCACATCTTTAGAATGGTCTGTCATGTTTCGTTTTACTTGATTCGGTGAATCTAATTTTTCTTCTTGTTTTCTTAATGTTTCAATTCTCGACCTGATATCGCTGTGTTTATATAAAAATGGTTTTGATACCCCTGATTTTGCTGATACAGAATTAAAATTTATCTTTTCTTTATGTTTAATCATTTCTTTAATGGTACTTTCAACCTTTTGCTTTGCTTTTTGCTGTTTTTCTTCGATACTTCGAAGAAGTGGTTGAGTATTTGGGTTTATATTTGCCATTGTATTTCATCTCTTTCTATATTCAGTTTCTCAATTCTCTTCTTGTTTTAGGAAGTCCATAAATCCCACCATTTTTTATTATTCCATCTCTAATTTCTTTATACTTTTTCAATTTTGGCTGAATAATTTCAATTGATCTATTTCTACCTGATTTTTGATATATCTCAATATCAGATTCCATTTTAAGAATTTGGTCGTTATAGAAATCTAGAAACGTCAGATCTACATGGAAACTGCGGCAATTGTTTTTTATACATGGTGGTTCTAAAGTTTGTTCCAAAAAGTCACAATTATTTTTGGGGCTTTTAATACACAAACCGTGATCTAATCGAATGGAATCCAAATTGTGGCGGAGCCATTCTAACTCTAATCCATTTTCGTCTGCTTGTTTTTCTATACTAGTAGCGATAATTTTGCCACCTGGATTTAATCTTACAGCCCCATTACTTGTGGCTTTTTCCCATTCTTTTCGAAGGGTTGTATCATGAATCTGGGCGTATACCAGTGTCATTTCAGGGCTCACATGAGCCATCAGCTTTTGTACATGTAAAATGTTCATACCGTTATTAATAAGGTTTACTCCATAACGATGTCTAAATGCATGTGCTTTACATCGATAGATATCTCCGTTTTCATCCATTATATTATTTTCAATAGCTAGTTTATTTAAATTATTTACTACATTGTCACGCGAAATGGGCTGTCCTTTTCTTGTACCATGATAGGTTGGAAATAAATAATTTAATGGATTTGTTTCTGAAGTCGATTTTTCCCTTGTTAATTTTTGTTGGGAAAGCACAACCTTAGCTATTTCTTCCGAAATTGGGACCCGATGATTTTTCCCCTTTACTTTACGCTGATCTCCGGTAATCCACCAACCATCTTCTCTTTGAATCAAGCAATCTACTTTCAAAGAACACACATCTGAAATTCTAAAGCCTGATGTCTCTAACAATATTACAACCGGAATAATCTCCTGCGGCAGTTTTCCCATGTGATCAATGATCTGATTCCAAACAAAATCAGATATGTATTTAATTTCGTTAGATGCCTTTGGAGGTAGTCTAGGTTTATCTTCAGGTACAATTAGGATTCCTACAGGCTTTTTGGGAGCTTCATCCCATTCATATCTTTGAATATATACAATAAACGTTTCTAGTACAGATAATGAGCGATGGATGTGATTCTCAGTAGGGGGTTGACCTTTGTGAACGCTATCTCCACCCATTGGAGAGGTTCGCAAATAATGCATAAATTCCTCGATATCTCTCCTACTTAATGAGGTTAAGTCTTGCCAGTTTGGATACTTTTTATAAATATATTTAAAGAATTCTTGCAGCTTTGCCATGGTTTGTATGCCAGAACCCCAGCTTAAACTTTCTTGTATTAGAACACGTTTTTCGATATATCTTTTTGCCAAGTTTTGAAAAGGTCTTGGTACAGAAGTGAAATTTAAAGTGTACCCGCAATTACTGTTATTATAGTCAATACCTAGTTTTCGAACATCCCAAATATCTTTCTCTGTTTCCTTCCGTTGATCATACCAGTCAAAGAAAAATGAATAAATTCGGTTGTATAACTGGAGGTAGCCTTTTACTGTTAAGTCGCTTTTCCCATGTTCAAAAAGATAGGTTTTATAGTGAATTGAAAATTTCCCGTAAGGGATGTCTAGAATAGAACCAATATCAGAATAGAATCTGAAAATAAAATCTTGCAATTTATTAAATGCAGTAGAATTACTCCATACTGTTGCCATATTTATTTCTAAATTAGTCAACCGACTGAAGAAATAATATTTAAATTCATTTCTAATTCTTGGATTCAATGTTTCCTCAAATTTAATTATTGGGCTTTTTATTATTATTTCTTTTTTGTAAAGGGGACAATCTAATGCATCCCATTCTTCGTTTTCCCAATACCCACTTAACTCTTGTAAAATTTGCTCATATCTTACAGCTCTAGCTTGTTGTTCAGTTGCTTTATTTAATAAAATCATTCTTGTCACCTTTCATCTTGTCATGTGCTTTCTGCCACTCTTTTCGTATAGTGACATCGGTGGGATGAACATAAGTCTTAATTGTTGTTTGAACGTTCGAATGACCCAACAACTTTTGGATTATCGATATTTCTACCCCTTGTTCATGAAGCTCAGTGGCATAAGTATGCCTTAACATATGGGGGGTAATATCAATCTGGGTTTTCTTTCTTATACGTTTAATTACATCGAAAGCTGCTTGATAATTTAATGGTTCTCCCTTATTAGGACCAGTTAGATTTATAAATACATGATTGGTATCCGCGTCATGATAATCAATTAGGTAATCTTGAAAAACATTCATTGTATCGCCAGATACATATACTCTTCTTCCTTTGCCGTTTACAGTTTTAGATTCTCGTACTTGAATGGAGGTAGAGCCAATATCAAAGTCCTCGATCCATAAAGATAATGCCTCTCCAATTCTAAGACCGCCTTCATACAAAATTCGAACCAATAAAGCATCTCGAATATTGCTACACGCATCATGAATAGATTGAACCTGATCTTTTGTAAGTGTTAAAACCTCTCTCCGAGGTTCTTTAATTTTTAAAATGTTTTTATCAAGTGGCTTCCCCTTTGATATATGATGTAGAAAGGGTTTGAACGATCGGTAATTCCCAATCACTTGCTTCTTTGTTTTTTCTGATAGATCTTTTTCATAATCTTCAATTCGCATTAAATAATCGTAGAAACTCTGAACGCAAGTCACCATAGTATTAACTGTTCGCTCAGATCTCCTTGCTTTTGTTTGTTGAAATTGAATTACTTTAGTAGATTGATTAGGACTTCTTAGCCAAGATACATACTCCGCCAGAAGGTTAAGATCCACTTCCTTGTACTCTTTTTCTTTTTCGTTTAAAAATTGAAAGTAAAACTTTAAATAATGACAGTATGACTTTAAGGTATTTTCGGCCTTTCCAATGTTATCTAGATATTTAAGAAACCTTAAAACTGGACCGACAGGTTTGTTATCTCCATCAATAAGCAAATATCTTTTTCTGTCATTAATTAAAACCTCTTGCACTTTCATTAACATCACCTCCAAAAACAATAGTGATGTATTTTTGTTTCTCTTTCTATGAAAACTATGTTTACTATATTTATCTACTATATATATGTTGTAAATAAAGAAACAAAAAGGGCGTAGTAATTAACGTTATTAACGTTAATTACTACGCCCTGGTATACTACATATAATCGCCCGATTGTTGAAAATCCACCGATCCTTGCTTATCTGGAGCCTTCTTACAATGTATTGAGCTCTCGTTCTCGTAGTTCAACAAAACTACTCTACTTGTGATACGTAAGTTCACCGTGGTTATTTGAAATGATCCCAGCCTATTTTCCGTTTGTATATGTGAACAATGAGTTGGTTTTCTTTTCCAATTTATCTCTGTTCTAAAGATTCCATCATTTATCGTTATTCCGAAACCATTCTTCAAAATCTTCTTCCTTACTTTTATCGGGAGATGTTCTTCTTGTCGAAGTAATAGGATTCTTCTTATCTAGTGTTTCTGTTGAACCAATCGGGCTTTTTCGCATCATCCATCCCAATGCAATAAGAATGATTGCAAATAGCGGATATTGCGCACTATTTGCCATATAGAAATTGAGAATGTCGTACTCATTTCCACTTACGGTTAACTGGTTGTTTTCAAGCATTTCCGAGATATAGTTATGGTTGTGGTACAATGCCCAAGCTGTATACAGAATTAACCATCCGGCAATTGAAAATAATACAAAACTGAAAATCGAAAACGGTTTATTATTATTCAATTATTTCACGCTGCCTTTCTTCTTGGCCCTCATTATTGATCAAAAACAGATTTCCGGCATTTAGTCCCCAAATCTCGTCGGCAATCGATGTGACTTTTTTGGAGTGGGTAACAATGATGACACATTTCCCTTCGTCACGGGCAAGCGATGTAAAAATCTTTAAAACGTCTGCCTCCGTGTCCCGATCCAAATTACCGGTAGGTTCGTCGGCAATTATAATATCTGGGTTGTGTGACAAAGCACGGGCAATGCCCACACGTTGTTGCTCTCCACCAGAGAGCTTCAATATTTTTCGGTCTGCT is part of the Sutcliffiella sp. FSL R7-0096 genome and harbors:
- a CDS encoding DinB family protein, giving the protein MNQRPSEEEYAGDFGEYIRLVPDGNIIDILLAQEKQMTELLASLTENHGAYRYAEGKWRLKEVVGHIADGERVMAYRLLRFARGDQTPLSGFDQELFMPPFENWTTAQLAEDYRAVRQSTITLLRGITAEAWSRKGTANNASITARALAYGIAGHEIHHMGVIRNLYLS
- a CDS encoding DinB family protein, with the translated sequence MNKLVFKQFEMTREYFIKIVGSVSKNQTDVQPDGFNNTIHWHTGHVLTVTELAMFGFPHATTYLPANYMELFGNGTKPADWTGNVPTMDELMVQLKDQLARLQQIPAEQLNNILETPFLGCKTFGELAGITLMHEAAHMGQIQAMKRIIEHVGVKN
- a CDS encoding DUF6262 family protein; translated protein: MANINPNTQPLLRSIEEKQQKAKQKVESTIKEMIKHKEKINFNSVSAKSGVSKPFLYKHSDIRSRIETLRKQEEKLDSPNQVKRNMTDHSKDVIIASLRKKMMHLEEENKKLKEQLKVDWAAIYKEIN
- a CDS encoding serine protease encodes the protein MKVEKIEEEINQLKTRLAFLEKSLKEIQQNCNHHFKGNQHHVKCIKCNKVNVLYY
- a CDS encoding GNAT family N-acetyltransferase yields the protein MEITLEKLQQADANMLFEFELQNRDYFEKMVPSRGEDYYCLEDFKIRHEALLNEQKKGESNYYLIKNENGSILGRMNLVDIDKLSKIGYIGYRVGEAYTGKGIANKALELLLRTINKQDIIQILAKTTTNNIASRKILEKNGFKHISTSDEEIEMNGRCLRFVNYKWTI
- a CDS encoding tyrosine-type recombinase/integrase, coding for MILLNKATEQQARAVRYEQILQELSGYWENEEWDALDCPLYKKEIIIKSPIIKFEETLNPRIRNEFKYYFFSRLTNLEINMATVWSNSTAFNKLQDFIFRFYSDIGSILDIPYGKFSIHYKTYLFEHGKSDLTVKGYLQLYNRIYSFFFDWYDQRKETEKDIWDVRKLGIDYNNSNCGYTLNFTSVPRPFQNLAKRYIEKRVLIQESLSWGSGIQTMAKLQEFFKYIYKKYPNWQDLTSLSRRDIEEFMHYLRTSPMGGDSVHKGQPPTENHIHRSLSVLETFIVYIQRYEWDEAPKKPVGILIVPEDKPRLPPKASNEIKYISDFVWNQIIDHMGKLPQEIIPVVILLETSGFRISDVCSLKVDCLIQREDGWWITGDQRKVKGKNHRVPISEEIAKVVLSQQKLTREKSTSETNPLNYLFPTYHGTRKGQPISRDNVVNNLNKLAIENNIMDENGDIYRCKAHAFRHRYGVNLINNGMNILHVQKLMAHVSPEMTLVYAQIHDTTLRKEWEKATSNGAVRLNPGGKIIATSIEKQADENGLELEWLRHNLDSIRLDHGLCIKSPKNNCDFLEQTLEPPCIKNNCRSFHVDLTFLDFYNDQILKMESDIEIYQKSGRNRSIEIIQPKLKKYKEIRDGIIKNGGIYGLPKTRRELRN
- a CDS encoding tyrosine-type recombinase/integrase, which codes for MKVQEVLINDRKRYLLIDGDNKPVGPVLRFLKYLDNIGKAENTLKSYCHYLKFYFQFLNEKEKEYKEVDLNLLAEYVSWLRSPNQSTKVIQFQQTKARRSERTVNTMVTCVQSFYDYLMRIEDYEKDLSEKTKKQVIGNYRSFKPFLHHISKGKPLDKNILKIKEPRREVLTLTKDQVQSIHDACSNIRDALLVRILYEGGLRIGEALSLWIEDFDIGSTSIQVRESKTVNGKGRRVYVSGDTMNVFQDYLIDYHDADTNHVFINLTGPNKGEPLNYQAAFDVIKRIRKKTQIDITPHMLRHTYATELHEQGVEISIIQKLLGHSNVQTTIKTYVHPTDVTIRKEWQKAHDKMKGDKNDFIK
- a CDS encoding GNAT family N-acetyltransferase — its product is MKIGAKANNEDLDKIMNIDCEVIGNTSRRDYIENAIELGHCIIAKNEDDIEGFLIYDINFFDCSFISLIIVSPSKRRKGNASLLMDYMMSTSPTTKVFSSTNRSNISMQKVFHANGFIESGIVENLDEGDPEIIYFKSK